The Chanodichthys erythropterus isolate Z2021 chromosome 14, ASM2448905v1, whole genome shotgun sequence genome window below encodes:
- the LOC137036324 gene encoding uncharacterized protein, translating to MNGIIPKSKAKGTDFCGVNDYYYIIRSDLGCYMQSSDYNKGLDLSIFSLHPACQDGDHYLGHEDGYFYIIKGNSYRRVTNLSTDSGAVVYSLHPNCRGGDHYLSAFGNFYIIFQGKGTYRRTTNMNQDLDAVEYSLHPNCRDGLYYWGLPNNYYFLKPVSKWGVEYYKGTDFSKDECTAVYSVHPDVLNFLPGGLSVTIGPSFGIWENIKTISNDSNTPVTWTKKITRRVGYNKEKMTQITHNWKIAASVSTESGGLAALIAKMQFSFSAEYGGSHVSTEKESWNEMTEEEEQLTLQLKPNESVYLWQYKLGLGEEPVLFCRDLKIDDDPNPPTEVPLPPAQS from the coding sequence ATGAACGGCATTATTCCCAAGAGCAAAGCAAAAGGCACTGACTTCTGTGGAGTGAACGACTACTATTATATAATCCGCTCTGATCTCGGCTGCTATATGCAGTCAAGTGATTACAATAAAGGTTTAGACCTCTCTATTTTCAGTCTGCACCCTGCCTGCCAAGATGGAGACCATTACCTTGGTCATGAAGATGGCTACTTTTACATCATCAAGGGCAATTCCTACCGCAGAGTCACCAACCTGTCGACAGACAGCGGTGCTGTAGTTTACAGCCTTCATCCCAACTGCCGGGGTGGAGACCACTACCTTTCAGCCTTTGGCAATTTTTACATCATCTTCCAAGGAAAAGGCACTTACCGAAGAACAACAAACATGAATCAAGACTTGGATGCTGTAGAATACAGCCTGCATCCCAACTGCAGAGACGGTCTCTATTACTGGGGCCTTCCAAACAACTACTACTTCCTCAAGCCAGTCTCAAAGTGGGGAGTTGAGTACTACAAAGGTACCGACTTCAGCAAAGATGAGTGCACTGCTGTCTATTCTGTTCATCCCGATGTTCTTAACTTCCTCCCTGGTGGTCTGTCAGTAACTATAGGCCCATCCTTTGGCATTTGGGAGAATATTAAAACTATATCTAATGACAGCAATACACCAGTGACATGGACAAAGAAAATCACTAGAAGGGTGGGATACAATAAGGAGAAGATGACCCAGATCACACACAACTGGAAGATAGCTGCGTCAGTCTCGACTGAATCTGGAGGCCTTGCAGCATTAATTGCAAAGATGCAGTTCTCCTTTTCTGCAGAATATGGAGGTTCACATGTCAGCACTGAAAAAGAAAGCTGGAACGAAATGACTGAAGAGGAAGAACAACTCACACTTCAGCTGAAGCCAAACGAGTCTGTATATCTGTGGCAGTACAAACTGGGTCTTGGTGAAGAACCGGTGTTGTTCTGCCGTGATTTAAAGATTGACGATGATCCAAACCCTCCGACTGAAGTCCCGCTGCCACCCGCACAATCATGA